A genomic segment from bacterium encodes:
- a CDS encoding DUF503 domain-containing protein: MANNQRDGFLGWSRFELHFPFAHSLKEKRSILHSVKDKLKSRTGASIAEVGETEHWQTATLVCAIVANDSARIEEVWREQLAILQSQNDLQIVAADKQWR; the protein is encoded by the coding sequence ATGGCAAACAATCAACGCGACGGTTTTCTCGGGTGGTCGAGATTTGAATTGCATTTTCCGTTTGCTCACTCGTTGAAAGAGAAACGATCGATTCTCCACTCGGTGAAGGATAAACTGAAAAGCCGAACCGGCGCATCGATTGCCGAAGTGGGTGAAACCGAACATTGGCAAACCGCAACGCTTGTCTGTGCCATCGTCGCTAACGATAGTGCTCGAATCGAGGAAGTTTGGCGGGAGCAGCTCGCAATTCTGCAAAGTCAAAATGACCTGCAGATTGTCGCAGCCGATAAGCAATGGCGTTAA